A single region of the Acidimicrobiales bacterium genome encodes:
- a CDS encoding ornithine cyclodeaminase family protein, with translation MKTLLLGAEDLSALLNHVGRDALMDQMIDALRARFDDHDADVHESRARDGFRYEKPAHGLIEWMPTHEVGGPVVIKMVGYHPTNPVQRDIPSVIATTSMWDSETGHLVAIADATLLTAIRTGAASGLATDLLAKDGPITLGIVGLGAQAITQAHAVSRVRTIDRIIGIDTDPEVAASFPRRATFLDVAVEIAEPSRTATIAGEVDVLCTCTSAEIGAPPVIEMTDLRPWLHVNAVGADFPGKIELPKALTTAADLVVPDTLDQCMVEGECQQLDIGAIGPELWEVTKRAVEFRRHRAGLTVFDSTGWALEDDVALRLAVALAEQLGLGTSIELERLPFDPHDPYSSSTP, from the coding sequence ATGAAGACACTTCTCCTGGGGGCCGAGGATCTCTCGGCGTTGTTGAACCACGTCGGCCGAGACGCGCTGATGGACCAGATGATCGACGCGCTGCGGGCGCGGTTCGACGACCACGATGCCGACGTCCACGAGAGCCGCGCCCGAGACGGGTTTCGCTATGAGAAACCCGCCCACGGCCTCATCGAATGGATGCCGACCCACGAGGTCGGTGGACCGGTCGTGATCAAGATGGTCGGCTATCACCCGACCAACCCGGTGCAGCGCGACATTCCGAGTGTCATCGCCACGACCTCGATGTGGGACAGCGAGACCGGGCACCTCGTGGCGATCGCGGACGCCACACTTCTCACCGCCATTCGGACCGGCGCCGCCTCCGGACTCGCCACCGACCTCCTCGCCAAGGACGGGCCCATCACGTTGGGCATCGTCGGGCTCGGTGCGCAGGCCATCACCCAGGCGCACGCCGTGAGCCGCGTCCGCACCATCGACCGGATCATCGGAATCGACACCGACCCCGAGGTGGCGGCGTCGTTCCCTCGTCGCGCCACCTTCCTCGACGTCGCGGTGGAGATCGCCGAGCCGAGCCGCACGGCGACCATCGCCGGCGAGGTCGACGTGCTCTGCACCTGTACCTCGGCCGAAATCGGCGCACCACCGGTCATCGAGATGACCGACCTGCGGCCCTGGCTCCACGTCAATGCCGTAGGTGCCGATTTCCCCGGCAAGATCGAGCTCCCGAAAGCTCTCACGACCGCGGCCGACCTCGTCGTCCCCGACACGCTCGACCAGTGCATGGTCGAAGGCGAGTGCCAGCAGCTCGACATCGGGGCGATCGGGCCCGAGCTCTGGGAGGTGACCAAACGAGCGGTCGAGTTCCGTCGTCATCGTGCGGGCCTCACGGTGTTCGATTCCACGGGGTGGGCGCTGGAGGACGACGTTGCGCTTCGCCTGGCAGTCGCGCTGGCAGAACAACTCGGCCTCGGGACCAGCATCGAGCTCGAGCGGCTTCCCTTCGACCCGCACGACCCCTATTCGAGCTCCACACCGTGA
- a CDS encoding O-antigen ligase family protein, with protein MDVRLASLAVGAQLFFTELDFSAVGLAGAGPDVVKWAVLGPLTLLPALALPMLSSRLSRDLLRSPQGWMSAWLAWSLVTVLWSVDPQQTALQGLAIVGLWVSGFWFVTTYGFAPLGRVVLLSGSAFLALGLVRDLGSSNYSLDGSERFFGISFAATNLARFGLLVLVVAVAVWRDPRSRRLATLAGSLAVVVILGTHTRTVILVILLIAAYLLGRRLGWRIGLLAGATVAIAAVVVISVAGESSVVSRGEGAADIESINGRSTIWEIAVDLARDEPLLGFGTATGESLWVEAANDGEISWFASNSHNLVLELMLTHGLIGTVLFLGGIVAYWRRSGWSRDPMLNAVMIAILATGVTEAVVNRPSTAILLLGGVLAASMTPGPRSARVSDDRLVARP; from the coding sequence GTGGATGTCCGGCTGGCATCGCTGGCCGTCGGCGCGCAACTCTTCTTCACCGAACTCGACTTCTCCGCGGTCGGCCTGGCGGGCGCTGGACCCGACGTCGTCAAGTGGGCCGTGCTCGGCCCGCTCACCCTCCTCCCGGCGCTGGCGTTGCCGATGCTGTCCAGCCGTCTGAGCCGAGACCTGCTTCGTTCGCCGCAGGGGTGGATGTCCGCCTGGCTCGCTTGGTCGCTCGTGACCGTCCTCTGGTCCGTCGATCCCCAGCAGACCGCGCTCCAGGGTCTTGCAATCGTCGGCCTGTGGGTCTCCGGCTTCTGGTTCGTGACGACCTACGGCTTCGCCCCCCTCGGTCGGGTCGTGCTCCTCTCCGGCTCGGCGTTTCTCGCGCTGGGGCTGGTCCGAGATCTCGGTTCGTCCAACTATTCGCTCGACGGGAGTGAACGGTTCTTCGGAATCTCGTTCGCGGCGACCAATCTGGCCCGCTTCGGACTCCTCGTCCTTGTCGTTGCGGTCGCCGTCTGGCGCGACCCGAGATCGCGCCGACTCGCGACCCTCGCCGGCTCGCTTGCCGTCGTGGTCATCCTCGGCACCCACACGCGCACCGTGATCCTCGTGATCCTGCTGATCGCTGCGTACCTGCTCGGGCGGCGGCTCGGCTGGCGAATCGGACTGCTGGCGGGTGCGACTGTCGCAATCGCGGCCGTCGTGGTCATCTCGGTCGCCGGCGAGAGTTCTGTGGTCTCGCGTGGAGAGGGAGCGGCCGACATCGAGTCGATCAATGGGCGCTCCACCATCTGGGAGATCGCCGTCGATCTCGCTCGGGATGAGCCGCTGCTGGGCTTCGGCACGGCTACAGGAGAGTCGCTGTGGGTCGAGGCCGCCAACGATGGTGAGATCTCGTGGTTCGCCAGCAACAGCCACAATCTCGTTCTCGAACTCATGTTGACGCACGGACTCATCGGCACGGTGTTGTTCCTCGGCGGGATCGTGGCGTACTGGCGGCGATCGGGGTGGTCGCGCGATCCGATGCTCAATGCCGTCATGATCGCCATCCTGGCGACCGGCGTCACCGAGGCCGTGGTCAATCGCCCGTCGACTGCGATCCTGCTGTTGGGCGGGGTCTTGGCCGCGAGCATGACTCCCGGGCCGCGGTCGGCGAGAGTGTCCGACGACCGGCTGGTCGCCCGTCCTTGA
- a CDS encoding sugar transferase, which produces MSDDDAQRSARWATWYRFATPAIDRTIALVALVALSPLLLLIALLTRLDSDGPALFRQRRVGHRQQTFTMLKFRSMRVDVSDERHRSYVTTLLAAGEDEVVASAGTDGTYKLENDDRITRVGRFLRATGLDELPQLVNIVRGEMALVGPRPALDYEVELYREGDHARFAVLPGITGLWQATARNQVDMRTMLDLDLEYVARRNPLLDLRIIVWTLRALVANPRGAR; this is translated from the coding sequence ATGAGCGACGACGACGCCCAGCGTTCTGCTCGGTGGGCAACGTGGTACCGATTCGCGACACCGGCGATCGACCGGACGATCGCGCTCGTCGCGCTCGTCGCACTGAGCCCGCTCCTGTTGCTGATCGCGCTGCTCACCCGACTCGATTCCGACGGACCGGCCCTCTTTCGACAACGACGGGTGGGTCACCGACAGCAGACGTTCACGATGCTGAAGTTCCGTTCGATGCGCGTCGACGTCAGCGACGAACGTCACCGCAGCTATGTCACGACGCTGCTCGCGGCCGGCGAGGACGAAGTCGTCGCCTCGGCCGGAACCGACGGCACGTACAAGCTCGAGAACGATGATCGAATCACCCGGGTCGGTCGCTTCCTGCGCGCCACCGGGCTCGACGAGCTCCCGCAGTTGGTCAACATCGTCCGCGGCGAGATGGCGCTCGTCGGTCCACGCCCGGCTCTCGACTACGAGGTCGAGTTGTACCGCGAGGGGGATCACGCCCGTTTCGCAGTTCTCCCCGGCATCACCGGACTCTGGCAGGCCACCGCACGAAATCAGGTCGACATGCGAACCATGCTCGATCTCGACCTCGAATACGTCGCTCGCCGGAACCCCCTGCTCGACCTCCGGATCATCGTCTGGACCCTGAGGGCTCTCGTTGCGAACCCACGGGGCGCCCGGTGA
- a CDS encoding Gfo/Idh/MocA family oxidoreductase, whose protein sequence is MTLNVAVVGYGYWGSKHVRVLHGIPEVAVTVIDHHDDRRREAVRAFPRAETAASLEEVAAEMDAVIVATPPLSHYELGRTALAHGCHVLIEKPLTTNADEARELIRQAATAGLVLMAGHTFEYNAGIRKLREIIESGELGRTLYIDTARLNLGLYQQDVNVIWDLAPHDISIVNYLLRSAPVEVIANAQAHRGSTQEDVAILQLRYEDPDVTAYVRVSWLDPRKVRRVTVVGDTKMVVNNDLDDDRIRIYDMGVEPGVGEFGEMHQYPLEYRYGDIVSPHVQFEEPLRVENDHFIECIRTGAQPLSDGQAGLRVVEVIEAAQLAVAEGRPVKLSEVAAGRSDL, encoded by the coding sequence ATGACCCTCAATGTGGCAGTGGTTGGATATGGCTACTGGGGATCGAAACACGTCCGCGTCCTGCACGGCATTCCCGAGGTCGCGGTCACCGTGATCGACCACCACGACGACCGCCGCCGGGAGGCGGTGCGGGCATTTCCACGGGCCGAGACGGCAGCCAGTCTCGAAGAGGTCGCCGCCGAGATGGACGCAGTCATCGTGGCCACGCCTCCGCTGAGCCACTACGAGCTCGGTCGAACCGCCCTCGCTCACGGTTGTCACGTGCTGATCGAGAAGCCACTCACCACGAATGCCGACGAAGCCCGCGAACTCATCCGCCAAGCGGCAACCGCGGGGCTCGTGCTGATGGCCGGACACACGTTCGAATACAACGCCGGTATCCGCAAGCTCCGGGAGATCATCGAGAGCGGCGAACTGGGACGCACCCTCTACATCGACACGGCACGGCTCAACCTCGGGTTGTACCAACAGGACGTCAACGTCATCTGGGATCTCGCTCCCCACGACATCAGCATCGTCAACTATCTCCTCCGCTCCGCGCCCGTCGAGGTCATTGCCAACGCCCAAGCGCACCGGGGGAGTACCCAGGAAGACGTGGCGATTCTCCAGCTGCGTTACGAGGACCCGGACGTCACTGCGTACGTGCGTGTGAGCTGGCTCGACCCTCGAAAGGTCCGGCGGGTGACGGTGGTCGGCGACACGAAGATGGTCGTCAACAACGATCTCGACGACGACCGCATCCGGATCTACGACATGGGCGTGGAGCCCGGCGTGGGCGAGTTCGGCGAGATGCACCAGTATCCGCTCGAATACCGCTACGGCGACATCGTCTCGCCCCACGTGCAATTCGAGGAGCCCCTAAGAGTTGAGAACGACCATTTCATCGAGTGCATCCGCACCGGCGCCCAACCGCTCAGTGACGGGCAGGCCGGCCTTCGCGTCGTCGAAGTGATCGAAGCAGCCCAACTGGCGGTTGCCGAGGGCAGGCCGGTCAAGCTGTCCGAGGTGGCTGCGGGCCGCAGCGATCTGTAG
- a CDS encoding DapH/DapD/GlmU-related protein, translating into MTVPNERQKIAPDVVVGEGVVINDFVNLYGCTIGDGSMIGPFVEVQRDVVIGVRCKISSHTFVCSGVTIEDEVFVGHGVMFTNDRRPRATNPDGSPQTTDDWTLELTHVERGASIGSGATILPGVRIGAGALVAAGAVVTRDVDAGATVAGVPARPRSTP; encoded by the coding sequence ATGACCGTGCCGAACGAGCGGCAGAAGATCGCGCCCGACGTCGTGGTGGGCGAGGGCGTCGTGATCAACGACTTCGTGAACCTCTACGGCTGCACCATCGGTGATGGGTCGATGATCGGCCCGTTCGTCGAGGTGCAGCGCGATGTCGTGATCGGTGTTCGCTGCAAGATCTCCAGCCACACCTTCGTCTGCAGCGGCGTCACGATCGAGGACGAGGTCTTCGTCGGCCACGGCGTGATGTTCACCAACGATCGACGTCCCCGAGCCACCAATCCCGATGGCTCGCCGCAAACCACGGACGACTGGACCTTGGAGCTCACCCACGTCGAACGGGGGGCGAGCATCGGTTCGGGCGCCACGATCCTGCCCGGTGTGCGCATCGGCGCCGGCGCCCTGGTTGCGGCTGGAGCGGTCGTCACGCGCGACGTCGATGCCGGCGCGACTGTCGCGGGCGTGCCGGCGCGACCGAGGTCGACGCCCTAG
- a CDS encoding DegT/DnrJ/EryC1/StrS family aminotransferase, with product MSSPADGPGVPFFELTLLHEDLRVDLDRIWHEITADNAFIGGGAVDRFEERFASFCDVGHCVGVANGTDALELILSGLGIGPGDEVIVPGNTFLATAEAVHNVGASPVFVDVDPDTLLVTAEEITAAVTARTAAAIPVHLYGQMAAMPEILAACDRAGIACIEDAAQAHGARWDGRPAGSWGVAAGFSFYPGKNLGAFGDGGAVVTNDAALASRIRSIANHGRSETDRSLHDLIGRNSRLDGLQAAVLDRKLDEVSTWNEARRRVHASYATLLPSNAIAVSVRSEAEAVHHLEVVRVPDRDAVRDALAMCGIGTSVHYPIPCHLQPALQRDGQSELPVVEQAARHIVSLPMFPHLTSEQIARVASELGRVVSP from the coding sequence GTGTCCTCTCCTGCGGACGGGCCGGGCGTCCCGTTTTTCGAACTCACCCTCCTCCACGAGGATTTGCGCGTCGACCTGGATCGCATCTGGCATGAGATCACCGCCGACAATGCATTCATCGGCGGCGGCGCCGTCGATCGGTTCGAGGAACGGTTCGCGTCCTTCTGCGACGTCGGACACTGCGTCGGGGTCGCCAACGGGACCGACGCGCTCGAACTGATCCTCAGTGGACTCGGCATCGGACCGGGCGACGAGGTGATCGTCCCGGGCAACACGTTCCTGGCGACTGCGGAGGCCGTCCACAACGTGGGCGCCTCGCCGGTGTTCGTCGATGTCGACCCCGACACATTGCTGGTCACCGCCGAGGAGATCACCGCGGCCGTCACCGCTCGAACCGCAGCCGCCATCCCCGTCCACCTCTACGGGCAGATGGCGGCGATGCCCGAGATCCTCGCCGCCTGTGATCGGGCCGGAATCGCCTGCATAGAGGACGCGGCCCAGGCGCATGGCGCTCGCTGGGACGGCCGGCCGGCCGGGAGCTGGGGGGTCGCCGCCGGGTTCAGCTTCTACCCGGGCAAGAACCTCGGTGCCTTCGGCGATGGTGGTGCCGTTGTCACGAACGATGCGGCCTTGGCGTCGCGGATCCGTTCGATCGCCAATCACGGGCGTTCCGAGACCGACCGTTCATTGCACGACCTCATCGGTCGCAACAGTCGGCTCGACGGTCTGCAGGCCGCAGTGCTCGACCGCAAGCTCGATGAGGTCTCCACCTGGAACGAGGCGCGGCGTCGGGTCCACGCGAGCTATGCGACGCTGCTGCCGAGCAACGCCATCGCCGTATCCGTGCGATCAGAGGCCGAGGCCGTCCATCATCTCGAGGTCGTCCGGGTCCCCGACCGGGACGCGGTCCGCGACGCACTCGCCATGTGTGGGATCGGAACATCGGTTCACTATCCGATCCCCTGCCACCTGCAGCCCGCGCTACAACGCGACGGGCAGAGCGAGTTGCCGGTCGTGGAGCAGGCGGCTCGCCACATCGTGTCGCTGCCGATGTTCCCGCACCTGACCTCCGAACAGATCGCGCGAGTCGCGAGCGAGCTCGGACGTGTCGTTTCGCCATGA
- a CDS encoding phytanoyl-CoA dioxygenase family protein: MLTHPERLRFGGMSVQSGPDRLGDLRERSPSLDDTDAIRRAFESDGWVFLPGLLDRETVEAAREELLLKYAIVGEIDDRFSLDEAIAGDRAGLPTANLRVLTESLRRGSRYESVILAPELIDVVGSILGGAVQPYDFRWPRLARPGEGCGFHCDGPYMNRGTDRHLSTWIPLGRIEPHEGALMILEGSHDNHELAEGYLRKDADRDGLVWLSDDPAEVQERYGKRWLTTTFEPGDVLVFSMSCVHGALDNESIEGRCRLSTDSRYLLAGEVPDERWNGDDLNPHGEGRVFYPGLGNWENADFQDEWKFVDERGRLVLPDRAPDPEH, encoded by the coding sequence ATGCTCACTCACCCGGAACGCCTGCGATTCGGCGGGATGTCCGTGCAAAGCGGCCCGGACCGCCTCGGCGACCTCCGCGAGCGCTCGCCGTCGCTCGATGACACCGACGCCATTCGGCGGGCGTTCGAGTCCGATGGCTGGGTCTTTCTCCCCGGCCTCCTCGATCGTGAGACCGTCGAGGCCGCTCGTGAGGAGCTGCTGTTGAAGTACGCGATCGTGGGCGAGATCGACGACCGTTTCTCGCTCGATGAGGCGATCGCCGGCGATCGCGCCGGTCTACCCACGGCGAATCTTCGGGTTCTGACCGAGAGCCTGCGCCGCGGGAGTCGCTACGAGTCGGTGATTCTCGCGCCTGAGCTCATCGACGTCGTGGGGTCGATTCTCGGCGGTGCCGTGCAGCCCTACGACTTCCGTTGGCCTCGGCTGGCACGACCGGGCGAGGGGTGCGGCTTCCACTGCGACGGGCCGTACATGAATCGCGGCACCGACCGACACCTTTCGACCTGGATCCCGCTCGGACGGATCGAGCCTCACGAAGGCGCACTGATGATCCTCGAAGGAAGCCACGACAACCACGAACTGGCCGAGGGCTACCTTCGCAAAGACGCCGACCGCGACGGTCTGGTGTGGCTCTCCGACGATCCGGCAGAGGTGCAGGAACGCTACGGAAAGCGTTGGCTCACCACGACGTTCGAACCGGGTGATGTGCTGGTCTTCTCCATGAGCTGCGTACACGGCGCGTTGGACAACGAATCCATCGAGGGCCGATGTCGACTCTCGACCGACAGCCGATACCTGCTCGCAGGCGAGGTCCCCGACGAACGATGGAACGGCGACGATCTCAACCCTCACGGAGAGGGTCGGGTGTTCTATCCCGGTCTCGGGAACTGGGAGAACGCCGACTTCCAGGACGAGTGGAAGTTCGTGGACGAGCGGGGCCGTCTCGTGCTGCCCGATCGAGCACCGGATCCCGAGCACTGA
- a CDS encoding HupE/UreJ family protein: MRSHSRPTRRIFAFLAVLLVLSTALAGPAAAHRNDESYVYLDVGDDDLRGSVQLPYPDVRTVLGLTLAGSVAELRDEIEENLELLQNYAADRTSIGSENAEWTLTFDSFDLLEEEGVDGDGLGYVILPFVVELGGSEVPQRIVVEFTPFLDEIPDRNNIALISNDWKRGVIGSEANELVVFSADSRSGVIDLGDASQWKNFDASIDLGIDHIRTGPDHIFFILVLLLPSVLVLGPRGWEPAPRFRSSLWRVLVVATMFTLAHSITFTLAGLDLVPLPPSKFTETLIALSVAVAALNNLKPILGRREWLIAFVFGLFHGLGFAGFVEDLEINRATQLVSLLGRNVGIEIGQAVIVLITFPALFLLSRTSLYRRFFVAATVALAAVSTVWVFERLFEFDAGINDWVDKLVKWPRSLVLCVILTGVIGAYVAFAQRRRPALVDA, encoded by the coding sequence GTGAGAAGTCACTCACGACCGACCCGGCGGATCTTCGCCTTTCTCGCTGTCCTCCTCGTGCTGAGCACGGCGCTAGCCGGCCCGGCCGCTGCACACCGCAACGACGAGTCCTACGTGTACCTCGATGTCGGCGACGACGATCTGCGCGGCAGCGTGCAATTGCCCTATCCCGACGTGCGAACGGTGCTCGGTCTCACGCTGGCCGGATCGGTCGCAGAGCTCCGCGACGAGATCGAGGAGAACCTCGAACTTCTCCAGAACTATGCCGCCGATCGCACCTCAATCGGCAGCGAGAATGCTGAATGGACCCTGACCTTCGACTCGTTCGACCTGCTGGAAGAGGAGGGCGTCGACGGCGACGGGCTCGGCTACGTGATCCTCCCGTTCGTGGTCGAGCTCGGCGGCTCGGAGGTTCCACAACGAATCGTGGTCGAGTTCACGCCGTTTCTCGACGAGATCCCGGACCGCAACAACATCGCCCTGATCTCCAACGACTGGAAGCGAGGGGTCATCGGCAGCGAGGCGAACGAACTCGTGGTCTTCTCCGCCGACTCCCGGTCCGGGGTGATCGATCTCGGCGATGCAAGTCAGTGGAAGAACTTCGACGCCAGCATCGACCTCGGCATCGATCACATTCGCACCGGACCCGATCACATCTTCTTCATCCTCGTTCTCCTGCTGCCATCGGTCCTGGTACTCGGCCCGCGGGGATGGGAACCGGCGCCGCGGTTCCGATCGTCGCTCTGGCGAGTGCTCGTCGTGGCAACGATGTTCACTCTGGCCCACTCGATCACCTTCACGCTGGCCGGTCTCGATCTCGTCCCGCTTCCTCCCTCGAAGTTCACCGAGACGCTGATCGCGCTCTCGGTCGCCGTTGCTGCGCTCAACAACCTCAAGCCGATTCTCGGTCGTCGGGAATGGCTGATTGCATTCGTGTTCGGCCTGTTCCACGGACTGGGGTTCGCGGGATTCGTCGAGGATCTCGAGATCAACCGCGCCACGCAGCTGGTGTCCTTGCTCGGCCGCAATGTGGGGATCGAGATCGGTCAGGCGGTGATCGTTCTCATCACCTTCCCCGCCCTCTTCCTGCTGAGTCGCACCTCGCTCTATCGACGGTTCTTCGTCGCGGCGACTGTCGCGCTTGCGGCCGTCAGCACCGTGTGGGTGTTCGAGCGGCTCTTCGAGTTCGACGCGGGGATCAACGATTGGGTCGACAAGCTGGTGAAGTGGCCGCGTTCGCTGGTGCTCTGCGTCATCCTGACGGGCGTGATCGGGGCGTATGTGGCGTTCGCGCAACGCCGACGGCCTGCTCTGGTGGATGCATGA
- a CDS encoding acyl-CoA dehydrogenase family protein — protein sequence MMSRQPSPELVVSAMLERGHPIKAEMADWARAALDPGDMVARDLECEFFREGWERIAARGVLGSIIPTVHGGQGLDVVTAALMLEGLGLGCLDNGLVYGVASQMLSFQEAILHFGSPAQKQYVLGPACAGALIGAFAITEAESGSDAYSLATTATRRGDTWILDGEKSHITLAPVADVAVVFARTDPDLGRWGITAFLVHRDRPGVTFSDTRPKMGLRTTPFGNIVLDGYEASTDDMLGNEGSGASLFATCMESERSMIMASHLGAAERLVDEAISRANEREQFGRPIGTFQAVSHRLVDMTMRLEAARLQVYKATAAFGAGKATLPAAMAKLAASEAIAAIGIDAARIHGARGYVTEYEVEREVRDALGSLVYAGTSDVQKNTIAALLGVRGQGS from the coding sequence ATGATGTCACGACAACCTTCCCCCGAGCTCGTGGTCTCCGCGATGCTCGAGCGGGGTCACCCGATCAAGGCCGAGATGGCGGACTGGGCACGCGCCGCGCTCGATCCCGGCGACATGGTTGCGCGGGATCTCGAATGTGAGTTCTTCCGCGAGGGCTGGGAACGCATCGCCGCTCGGGGCGTTCTGGGTTCCATCATCCCGACCGTCCACGGTGGCCAGGGACTCGACGTCGTCACGGCCGCGCTCATGCTCGAGGGACTCGGGCTCGGCTGTCTCGACAATGGACTCGTCTATGGCGTGGCCTCACAGATGCTCAGCTTCCAGGAGGCGATTCTCCACTTCGGCTCGCCGGCGCAAAAGCAGTACGTGCTCGGGCCGGCGTGCGCCGGTGCACTGATCGGCGCGTTCGCGATCACCGAGGCCGAGTCGGGAAGCGACGCGTACTCGCTGGCGACCACCGCCACCCGTCGCGGCGACACCTGGATCCTCGACGGCGAGAAGTCCCACATCACCCTGGCTCCGGTTGCCGATGTCGCGGTGGTGTTCGCCCGCACCGATCCAGATCTCGGCCGATGGGGCATCACCGCCTTCCTGGTCCATCGCGACCGACCGGGCGTGACGTTCTCCGACACCCGACCGAAGATGGGCCTTCGGACGACGCCGTTCGGCAACATCGTGCTCGACGGCTACGAGGCGAGCACCGACGACATGCTCGGCAACGAGGGAAGCGGGGCCAGTCTGTTCGCCACGTGTATGGAGAGCGAGCGGTCGATGATCATGGCGTCGCATCTCGGTGCCGCCGAACGGTTGGTCGACGAGGCGATCTCCCGGGCGAACGAACGTGAGCAGTTCGGCCGTCCGATCGGCACGTTCCAGGCGGTCTCACATCGCCTGGTCGACATGACCATGCGGCTCGAGGCGGCGCGACTGCAGGTCTACAAGGCGACCGCCGCCTTCGGCGCGGGCAAGGCGACGCTCCCGGCTGCGATGGCCAAGCTGGCTGCCTCGGAGGCGATCGCCGCGATCGGAATCGACGCCGCGCGCATCCATGGGGCCCGTGGCTACGTAACAGAGTACGAAGTCGAACGAGAGGTGAGAGATGCGCTTGGATCGCTGGTCTATGCAGGAACGTCGGATGTGCAGAAAAACACCATTGCTGCGCTCCTCGGTGTCCGCGGTCAGGGTTCCTGA
- a CDS encoding glycosyltransferase family 4 protein: MTTTQRVLIVVENESVPGDQRVWNQARALRDHGWEVVVLCPRSGRAEARREVVDEISIHRFRLPEAKDSAVAFIAEYAAAVAQVLVGSLRIRARGRIDVVQLCNPPDVLFLSTLPLKALGAGVVFDHHDLSPELWISKRSDDAVGGVVHRTLQLAERLCLRSADVVMSTNTSYRDIAIQRGQKAPDRVFVVRNGPELDRFAEPTADPAWHAGRAELIGYVGTMAVQDGVDHLVHAVHHLVVDGRDVQCLLIGDGPELESLRQLGADLGISGHLTFTGRIPADEVPDLLASADVCCCPDPPLPLNEMSTMIKVLEYLAVGSPIAMYDLAESRRSAGDLAEYATEATPRSLADALGRLLDDPERRRRLAEDGRTRAREVLAWEHQVPALLAAYERARR, from the coding sequence GTGACGACGACGCAGCGCGTCCTGATCGTCGTCGAGAACGAGTCGGTGCCCGGCGACCAGCGAGTCTGGAATCAAGCTCGCGCCCTGCGGGACCACGGTTGGGAGGTCGTCGTCCTCTGCCCACGATCCGGCCGCGCCGAAGCCCGTCGCGAGGTCGTCGACGAGATCTCGATTCACCGTTTCCGACTCCCCGAAGCGAAGGACTCCGCCGTCGCATTCATCGCCGAGTACGCCGCCGCCGTCGCCCAGGTACTCGTGGGTTCGCTCCGGATCCGCGCCCGCGGCCGCATCGACGTCGTGCAACTCTGCAATCCACCCGATGTGTTGTTCCTCTCCACGCTGCCGCTCAAGGCGCTCGGCGCCGGAGTCGTGTTCGATCATCACGACCTCTCGCCGGAGCTGTGGATCTCGAAACGCTCGGACGATGCCGTAGGCGGTGTCGTGCACCGAACGCTGCAGCTGGCCGAGCGGCTCTGTCTCCGAAGCGCCGACGTCGTGATGTCGACCAACACCTCGTACCGCGACATCGCGATCCAACGCGGACAGAAGGCACCCGACCGGGTGTTCGTCGTGCGCAACGGACCCGAACTCGACCGCTTTGCAGAGCCGACCGCCGACCCGGCATGGCACGCCGGCCGCGCCGAACTCATCGGCTACGTCGGGACGATGGCGGTGCAGGACGGCGTCGACCACCTGGTTCACGCGGTGCATCATCTGGTCGTCGACGGGCGCGACGTCCAGTGCCTCCTGATCGGCGATGGCCCGGAGCTGGAATCGCTCCGGCAACTCGGAGCCGACCTCGGGATCTCCGGTCACCTGACCTTCACCGGGCGGATCCCCGCCGATGAAGTGCCCGATCTCCTTGCGTCAGCCGACGTCTGCTGCTGCCCGGACCCGCCTCTCCCGCTCAACGAGATGTCCACGATGATCAAGGTGCTGGAGTACCTCGCCGTGGGTTCTCCGATCGCGATGTACGACCTCGCCGAATCGCGACGATCGGCCGGCGATCTCGCCGAATACGCGACCGAGGCCACACCGCGATCGCTCGCCGACGCGCTCGGCCGGCTGCTCGACGATCCCGAACGTCGCCGCCGACTCGCCGAAGACGGGCGAACTCGGGCCCGAGAGGTGCTTGCCTGGGAACACCAGGTCCCCGCGCTCCTGGCCGCTTACGAACGAGCGCGGCGCTGA